TTTATGGGCACCACCTCTGCATTCGTAGCTCTAATAGCAAGAACAAGAGATCTAGTGTTTACTGAGCTCAAGTTTTCTTCACTATCCTTGTCAGTTGTGCGTCGTTCCTCTCCGTTTGCAGAATGAGATGATTTCCTCTCCAAAGCATGGATCCTCTGTGTACACCCATTTCGAGACAGCTCAAGCTTTTTGCTCCTGATATTGGCTTCAGACTCACAAGCCTTTGAACTTTCAACACTCAACCCCTTAAAATCCTTTTCGTCATTTCCACCACATTCATCATCAAACAATGAGCTCTTCTGATTCAAAAGAGAGCCACTCATATCTGCAACCTCTTGATCAGGATGCAAACTTGCAATAACCTCTGCAGCAGAAAGGGTTTCCTTACCACCACATTCATCATCAAGCAATGAGCTATTCTGATTAAGAAAAGAGTCACTCTCACTCCTGTCTTGATTAGGATGAACACTTCCAACAACAACCTCTAGATCAGCAGGAATGGTTTGCCTCGCTTTCTCCAGTTTGTCTCTGACCCATCTCAACTCAGACCTCAAATCAGTAATAATATCTTCAGCCTCTTGTAACTGAGCTTCAAGCAAATCAATCTGCCGTTGCTTGTTTGATGATGCAATCTCTGATTCAATTGTCTGTTCATACAActcaaatcaacaaacaagaagtTCCCAAATATGAAATATCTAAACCCCTAAATATTTCTTCTAGAAGGTTATATAATACTTAACCTGAGCATCAATCATCTGTTTCAATCGGACAAGTAAACGAAGAGCTTCGTCTTTAGTCCCGCAAAGATCGTGGTGGAACCGAGCTGTTTTCTTGTCGGAAACCATTACCCTAACCGCTGATTCCTTCGCCGTGTTTAGAATCATCTCCGCGTAAGCTTTCTTCAAGGCCGCCGTCCCTTTCTACAAGCAAACACACAAAGCTCGCAGCAATCAACAAAATGACAAACCCAGATCGTTTAAGTAATCAAAAACACAATTTAATCTCTTTACATCTGACTCTTCCATCGTCGCGATTTCTCNNNNNNNNNNNNNNNNNNNNNNNNNNNNNNNNNNNNNNNNNNNNNNNNNNNNNNNNNNNNNNNNNNNNNNNNNNNNNNNNNNNNNNNNNNNNNNNNNNNNNNNNNNNNNNNNNNNNNNNNNNNNNNNNNNNNNNNNNNNNNNNNNNNNNNNNNNNNNNNNNNNNNNNNNNNNNNNNNNNNNNNNNNNNNNNNNNNNNNNNNNNNNNNNNNNNNNNNNNNNNNNNNNNNNNNNNNNNNNNNNNNNNNNNNNNNNNNNNNNNNNNNNNNNNNNNNNNNNNNNNNNNNNNNNNNNNNNNNNNNNNNNNNNNNNNNNNNNNNNNNNNNNNNNNNNNNNNNNNNNNNNNNNNNNNNNNNNNNNNNNNNNNNNNNNNNNNNNNNNNNNNNNNNNNNNNNNNNNNNNNNNNNNNNNNNNNNNNNNNNNNNNNNNNNNNNNNNNNNNNNNNNNNNNNNNNNNNNNNNNNNNNNNNNNNNNNNNNNNNNNNNNNNNNNNNNNNNNNNNNNNNNNNNNNNNNNNNNNNNNNNNNNNNNNNNNNNNNNNNNNNNNNNNNNNNNNNNNNNNNNNNNNNNNNNNNNNNNNNNNNNNNNNNNNNNNNNNNNNNNNNNNNNNNNNNNNNNNNNNNNNNNNNNNNNNNNNNNNNNNNNNNNNNNNNNNNNNNNNNNNNNNNNNNNNNNNNNNNNNNNNNNNNNNNNNNNNNNNNNNNNNNNNNNNNNNNNNNNNNNNNNNNNNNNNNNNNNNNNNNNNNNNNNNNNNNNNNNNNNNNNNNNNNNNNNNNNNNNNNNNNNNNNNNNNNNNNNNNNNNNNNNNNNNNNNNNNNNNNNNNNNNNNNNNNNNNNNNNNNNNNNNNNNNNNNNNNNNNNNNNNNNNNNNNNNNNNNNNNNNNNNNNNNNNNNNNNNNNNNNNNNNNNNNNNNNNNNNNNNNNNNNNNNNNNNNNNNNNNNNNNNNNNNNNNNNNNNNNNNNNNNNNNNNNNNNNNNNNNNNNNNNNNNNNNNNNNNNNNNNNNNNNNNNNNNNNNNNNNNNNNNNNNNNNNNNNNNNNNNNNNNNNNNNNNNNNNNNNNNNNNNNNNNNNNNNNNNNNNNNNNNNNNNNNNNNNNNNNNNNNNNNNNNNNNNNNNNNNNNNNNNNNNNNNNNNNNNNNNNNNNNNNNNNNNNNNNNNNNNNNNNNNNNNNNNNNNNNNNNNNNNNNNNNNNNNNNNNNNNNNNNNNNNNNNNNNNNNNNNNNNNNNNNNNNNNNNNNNNNNNNNNNNNNNNNNNNNNNNNNNNNNNNNNNNNNNNNNNNNNNNNNNNNNNNNNNNNNNNNNNNNNNNNNNNNNNNNNNNNNNNNNNNNNNNNNNNNNNNNNNNNNNNNNNNNNNNNNNNNNNNNNNNNNNNNNNNNNNNNNNNNNNNNNNNNNNNNNNNNNNNNNNNNNNNNNNNNNNNNNNNNNNNNNNNNNNNNNNNNNNNNNNNNNNNNNNNNNNNNNNNNNNNNNNNNNNNNNNNNNNNNNNNNNNNNNNNNNNNNNNNNNNNNNNNNNNNNNNNNNNNNNNNNNNNNNNNNNNNNNNNNNNNNNNNNNNNNNNNNNNNNNNNNNNNNNNNNNNNNNNNNNNNNNNNNNNNNNNNNNNNNNNNNNNNNNNNNNNNNNNNNNNNNNNNNNNNNNNNNNNNNNNNNNNNNNNNNNNNNNNNNNNNNNNNNNNNNNNNNNNNNNNNNNNNNNNNNNNNNNNNNNNNNNNNNNNNNNNNNNNNNNNNNNNNNNNNNNNNNNNNNNNNNNNNNNNNNNNNNNNNNNNNNNNNNNNNNNNNNNNNNNNNNNNNNNNNNNNNNNNNNNNNNNNNNNNNNNNNNNNNNNNNNNNNNNNNNNNNNNNNNNNNNNNNNNNNNNNNNNNNNNNNNNNNNNNNNNNNNNNNNNNNNNNNNNNNNNNNNNNNNNNNNNNNNNNNNNNNNNNNNNNNNNNNNNNNNNNNNNNNNNNNNNNNNNNNNN
The sequence above is drawn from the Camelina sativa cultivar DH55 chromosome 4, Cs, whole genome shotgun sequence genome and encodes:
- the LOC104780077 gene encoding uncharacterized protein LOC104780077; the encoded protein is MEESDKGTAALKKAYAEMILNTAKESAVRVMVSDKKTARFHHDLCGTKDEALRLLVRLKQMIDAQTIESEIASSNKQRQIDLLEAQLQEAEDIITDLRSELRWVRDKLEKARQTIPADLEVVVGSVHPNQDRSESDSFLNQNSSLLDDECGGKETLSAAEVIASLHPDQEVADMSGSLLNQKSSLFDDECGGNDEKDFKGLSVESSKACESEANIRSKKLELSRNGCTQRIHALERKSSHSANGEERRTTDKDSEENLSSVNTRSLVLAIRATNAEVVPIKPSNSLGIKKTRKSKGRRKRRWSKRKATQVRSQSQLIKPCQSHSDIPCSKNGEDSMDTHLSVENEEVDALNSCKGLDATKIKPLRRLDHGLTSVKCNVDPTSGSTKTTVVSVNVINRSTDEDLESRMVKCKGEEDSVVPTTGP